In a single window of the Streptomyces sp. NBC_00285 genome:
- a CDS encoding ATP-binding protein yields the protein MATQQGSHGLGRGFVFVGRRHELDLLLAAIRQPPAVVMVEGDAGMGKSRLVREATTILKSEGWRVMTGFCHPLREPLPYGPVIDALGKIGPWLPDAALPPTTGALAPLLPDLADRLPPAPAKPQGPGAARHQMIQAVRSVLDTVGRVILVVEDLHWADDATRELLLLLARDLPDQFALVVTYRAEDLPPGAAALGAAYRPPPCASGTVIRLSPLTRTDVAELAGAALGAQATPELCAALHGRSEGLPLVAEEDLITLRDQARPDVGELERAEVPGSLREAVSERLTTLSPAGAAVVNAAAVLAVPSTETLLAEVAALNGDEAADGLIGALRAAVLRETASGLYGFRHMLAQQVAYRHIPGPWRTRLHRRALDELQTHDPLPLVQIAHHTLAVGDQQGWLDRTEQAAEQAVALGDTGTAGTLLQQILAQSGADTERRSRAALALARIVNFGVDYAATVRELRAVLADPRLPAATRGEIRLELGLTMLNIDRDPAGFRELEHAIGELATLPHKAVKAMIALALHDLDGAATQGWKWLGRAEQAVADGTDEASRMVVRNVRLLLMARDGDPAVWPLVDRLPRRGADGVVLSPTIFALYNLTTAAIQLGHDRRARALLLEMRDLADGADGRPFECLVRAQELNMDRLVCRWADLDGEYAALGRAHPDMRQVEVDRLLCQGHRALAQGRHSRALDHFVAAAEHGGTSADVTMRIAAALTAVRLAQHDPQAAWAAAEPALSTLRGLGSWTRTFGLLPVAVEAALGCGHRAAAEQLVTEAESGVRDRDAPAALSELEVAQGLLLLRATGPTATTERVKAAEHFAEAQRRWQDIGRPYEATKAAEHRGDALACSSPEDAVAHLADAARGFTELGATGDAARCQHRLRELGVQTSPPGSRGYGMQLSPREREVAELLAGGATNQDIAQTLFLSPRTVEKHVARALVKLRTSRKNIQSNLPNSDRPGSEESA from the coding sequence GTGGCGACCCAGCAGGGATCTCATGGGCTTGGCCGGGGCTTCGTATTCGTCGGTCGCCGCCACGAACTCGACCTGCTGCTCGCCGCCATCCGACAGCCACCGGCCGTGGTGATGGTCGAGGGCGACGCCGGCATGGGCAAGTCCCGGCTGGTACGCGAAGCCACCACGATCCTGAAGTCGGAAGGGTGGCGGGTGATGACAGGCTTCTGCCACCCGCTGCGTGAGCCCCTGCCGTACGGGCCGGTGATCGACGCGCTCGGCAAGATCGGTCCGTGGCTGCCGGACGCCGCCCTGCCGCCGACCACCGGCGCCCTGGCCCCGCTGCTCCCGGACCTGGCCGACCGCCTACCGCCGGCGCCGGCAAAGCCGCAGGGCCCGGGCGCAGCGCGCCACCAGATGATCCAGGCCGTCCGCTCCGTGCTCGACACGGTCGGGCGGGTGATCCTGGTCGTCGAGGACCTGCACTGGGCCGACGACGCCACCCGCGAACTGCTCCTGCTGCTCGCCCGCGACCTGCCCGACCAGTTCGCGCTGGTGGTCACCTACCGGGCCGAGGACTTGCCGCCCGGGGCCGCGGCCTTGGGCGCCGCCTACCGCCCGCCACCCTGCGCCAGCGGCACGGTGATCCGGCTGTCGCCGCTGACCAGGACCGACGTGGCCGAACTGGCCGGTGCCGCGCTCGGCGCCCAGGCCACGCCCGAGCTGTGCGCGGCGCTCCATGGCCGCAGCGAGGGCCTGCCACTGGTCGCCGAGGAAGACCTGATCACGCTACGGGACCAGGCGCGCCCGGACGTCGGGGAACTGGAGCGGGCCGAGGTGCCGGGCAGCCTGCGGGAAGCGGTCAGCGAACGGCTGACCACTCTGTCGCCGGCCGGTGCGGCGGTCGTGAACGCGGCGGCCGTACTGGCCGTGCCGTCCACCGAGACACTGCTCGCCGAGGTCGCCGCCCTGAACGGCGACGAGGCCGCGGACGGGCTGATCGGCGCGCTGCGGGCGGCCGTGCTGCGCGAGACCGCGAGCGGCCTCTACGGCTTCCGTCACATGCTGGCTCAGCAGGTCGCCTACCGGCACATCCCCGGGCCGTGGCGCACGCGCCTGCACCGGCGTGCCCTCGACGAACTCCAGACGCACGACCCGCTGCCGCTGGTGCAGATCGCGCACCACACGCTCGCCGTCGGCGACCAGCAGGGCTGGCTCGATCGCACCGAGCAGGCTGCCGAACAGGCCGTCGCGCTGGGCGACACCGGCACCGCGGGCACGCTCCTGCAACAGATCCTGGCCCAGTCCGGGGCGGACACCGAGCGACGTTCCCGGGCTGCGCTCGCGCTCGCCCGTATCGTCAACTTCGGCGTCGACTACGCGGCGACCGTCCGCGAGCTGCGCGCCGTGCTGGCCGATCCGCGGCTGCCTGCGGCCACCCGGGGTGAGATCCGCCTGGAACTCGGTCTGACCATGCTCAACATCGACCGCGACCCTGCCGGCTTCCGCGAGCTCGAACACGCCATCGGCGAGCTGGCCACCCTCCCGCACAAGGCGGTGAAGGCGATGATCGCGCTGGCCCTGCACGACCTCGACGGCGCCGCCACGCAGGGGTGGAAATGGCTCGGCCGGGCCGAGCAGGCCGTGGCGGACGGTACCGACGAGGCGAGCCGGATGGTGGTCAGGAACGTCCGACTGCTGTTGATGGCCAGGGACGGTGATCCCGCCGTCTGGCCCTTGGTGGACCGGCTGCCGCGGCGCGGCGCTGACGGCGTGGTGCTGAGCCCGACCATTTTCGCCCTGTACAACCTCACCACCGCGGCCATCCAGCTCGGCCACGACCGGCGGGCCCGCGCCCTGCTGCTCGAGATGAGAGACCTGGCCGACGGCGCGGACGGTCGGCCGTTCGAGTGCCTCGTCCGCGCCCAGGAACTGAACATGGACCGGCTGGTCTGCCGCTGGGCCGACCTGGACGGCGAGTACGCGGCCCTGGGACGTGCCCACCCCGATATGAGACAGGTCGAGGTCGACCGACTGCTGTGCCAGGGACACCGTGCCCTCGCCCAGGGCCGGCACTCCCGGGCCCTCGACCACTTCGTCGCCGCCGCGGAGCACGGAGGCACCTCGGCGGACGTCACCATGAGGATCGCCGCCGCCCTCACGGCCGTCCGGCTCGCCCAGCACGACCCGCAGGCTGCCTGGGCGGCCGCCGAACCGGCGTTGTCGACGTTGCGTGGACTCGGTTCCTGGACACGGACCTTCGGTCTGCTTCCCGTCGCGGTCGAGGCCGCGTTGGGCTGCGGGCACCGCGCGGCGGCCGAACAACTCGTGACGGAGGCCGAGTCCGGTGTCCGCGACCGGGACGCGCCCGCTGCCCTGTCCGAACTGGAAGTGGCCCAGGGGCTGCTGCTGCTCCGCGCCACCGGGCCGACGGCGACCACCGAGCGGGTGAAAGCCGCCGAGCACTTCGCCGAGGCGCAGCGCAGATGGCAGGACATTGGCCGGCCCTACGAGGCGACCAAGGCCGCCGAACACCGGGGTGACGCCCTGGCCTGCTCGTCTCCCGAAGACGCGGTGGCGCACCTGGCCGACGCCGCGCGTGGCTTCACCGAACTCGGCGCGACCGGCGATGCCGCACGCTGCCAACACCGCCTACGCGAACTCGGTGTCCAGACATCGCCACCAGGAAGCCGCGGCTACGGAATGCAGCTGTCACCCCGTGAACGGGAAGTCGCCGAACTGCTCGCAGGCGGCGCCACCAACCAGGACATCGCCCAGACCCTGTTCTTGTCCCCCCGCACCGTCGAAAAGCACGTCGCCCGCGCCCTGGTGAAACTGCGCACCAGCCGGAAGAACATCCAAAGCAACCTGCCGAACTCCGACAGACCCGGATCCGAAGAATCCGCCTGA
- a CDS encoding RICIN domain-containing protein, with product MSKNASTAPHRTHSAPRERPRSALLALLSLVLASGSLLPAAAAHADTATATGADWEEVVELAGYNGALTAFDDPKSGPTIIFPSDYTGDIHNLKHPSDWTDSTGATPTSWPTPTTAKSPMFTQDQLNNVQNAVLDAIQPGDDTTTYSLAAAYDGASDRVVVQTNAPSSVTDPLAAKYPNQVAIQGPPASTPPTMCTEQTSLTSDPGNTRGATAASDQLQAMADYNCALSAYQDPNTGPVITFPSDYAGDINNLQIPQHWTDSNGDTPTSWPTPTTTRSVKFTAAQVQKIITATVAQIEPVGSTIYYAAAHYDGMSDRIVVSTDAPSSVTDPLVAAYPDQVTIHSQTAPAMQIVNKQSNLDLGIDGASTAYNAGVVQQTADATANQQWRLIFAGNGQYKLKNVNSGLLLGIAGGVSNPGAPAVQWDDNGHDDHLWKVVDADRGYVKLVNVRSGLPLDVDKASTDPGASALQNTDNGTDSELWQLTPIN from the coding sequence ATGTCGAAAAACGCATCGACAGCGCCGCACCGCACGCACTCCGCGCCGCGGGAGCGGCCGCGCTCCGCCCTGCTCGCCCTCCTGTCGCTTGTGCTGGCGAGCGGGTCGCTGCTGCCGGCCGCGGCCGCACACGCCGACACCGCCACCGCCACCGGCGCCGACTGGGAGGAGGTTGTGGAACTCGCGGGCTACAACGGCGCCCTGACCGCGTTCGACGACCCGAAAAGCGGCCCGACGATCATCTTCCCGTCCGACTACACCGGTGACATCCACAACCTGAAACACCCGAGCGACTGGACCGACTCCACAGGCGCCACGCCGACCAGTTGGCCCACCCCCACGACCGCCAAAAGCCCCATGTTCACGCAGGACCAGCTCAACAACGTGCAGAACGCGGTCCTCGACGCCATCCAGCCCGGCGACGACACCACCACCTACTCCCTGGCTGCCGCCTACGACGGCGCGAGCGACCGGGTGGTCGTGCAGACCAACGCCCCCTCGTCCGTCACCGACCCGCTGGCCGCCAAGTACCCCAACCAGGTCGCCATCCAGGGCCCGCCCGCGAGCACCCCGCCCACCATGTGCACGGAGCAGACCTCGCTCACGTCCGACCCCGGCAACACCCGCGGCGCGACCGCGGCGAGCGACCAGTTGCAGGCCATGGCCGACTACAACTGCGCCCTGTCCGCCTACCAGGACCCGAATACCGGCCCGGTGATCACCTTCCCGTCCGACTACGCCGGTGACATCAACAACCTGCAGATCCCGCAGCACTGGACCGACTCCAACGGCGACACCCCGACCAGTTGGCCCACTCCGACCACCACCCGCAGCGTCAAGTTCACCGCCGCGCAGGTTCAGAAGATCATCACCGCCACCGTCGCGCAGATCGAGCCGGTCGGCTCGACGATCTACTACGCCGCCGCCCACTACGACGGGATGAGCGACCGGATCGTGGTGAGCACCGACGCCCCCTCCTCGGTCACCGACCCACTGGTGGCCGCCTACCCCGACCAGGTCACCATCCACAGCCAGACGGCCCCGGCGATGCAGATCGTCAACAAGCAAAGCAACCTCGACCTGGGGATCGACGGCGCCTCCACCGCGTACAACGCTGGGGTCGTGCAGCAGACCGCGGATGCCACCGCCAACCAGCAGTGGCGGCTGATCTTCGCCGGCAACGGCCAGTACAAGCTCAAGAACGTCAACAGCGGCCTTCTGCTCGGCATCGCCGGCGGCGTCAGCAACCCGGGCGCCCCCGCCGTGCAATGGGACGACAATGGCCACGACGACCACCTGTGGAAGGTGGTCGACGCCGACCGCGGCTACGTCAAGCTGGTCAACGTGCGCAGCGGGCTCCCGTTGGACGTCGACAAAGCCTCGACCGACCCCGGAGCGAGCGCGCTCCAGAACACCGACAACGGGACCGATTCCGAGCTCTGGCAGCTGACTCCGATCAACTGA
- a CDS encoding transposase: MVGGQVPRVRRHELTDQEWELLAPLISRAATGRPRVVDRQVINGMVYKIRTGISWRDLLERYGPWQTVYTRFRRYAVDGMFTRALRQIQAHADAAGDIDCR, translated from the coding sequence ATGGTCGGGGGTCAGGTGCCGAGGGTGCGCCGTCATGAACTCACCGATCAGGAGTGGGAGTTGCTTGCTCCACTCATATCGCGGGCAGCGACAGGCCGTCCGCGAGTGGTGGACCGGCAGGTCATCAACGGGATGGTCTACAAGATCCGGACCGGGATCTCCTGGCGTGACCTGCTGGAACGCTACGGGCCCTGGCAGACGGTCTACACCCGCTTCCGCCGTTACGCCGTGGACGGCATGTTCACCCGGGCACTCCGGCAGATCCAAGCCCACGCCGACGCGGCCGGCGACATCGACTGTCGCTGA
- a CDS encoding MFS transporter translates to MTTTSPTPVRERAHESLPVPALVVMALTGFIVIMTETLPAGLLPQLAAGLDVSEGGAGQLVSAYAIGTVLAAIPAITLTRGARRKPLLLVGLLGFLVANTVTAVSPSFTIALAARFVAGAFSGLLWGMLAGYARRIAAPEHAGRALAIAMTGTPLALSIGTPLGSWLGSTVGWRWSFAAMSLLSVIVVVLAKFLVPDAQGQPARTRAPLSRVLGIPGVATILGVVLVWMLAHNLLYTYIASYLHQMSLALRPDITLLVFGIAALGGIWITGVFIDRALRRLTLASVIVFIVAAAFLATAQQSTALALIAIVLWGLAFGGSATQLQTAMGEAAGDNADTANAMLTTSFNMAIFAGGAVGAVVVDGVGASFLPAGMIALTLVALVTVAFGRRAAFPAGR, encoded by the coding sequence ATGACCACAACGAGCCCCACGCCGGTCCGCGAGCGAGCGCACGAGTCGCTCCCCGTACCGGCACTGGTGGTGATGGCGTTGACCGGATTCATCGTGATCATGACCGAGACGCTGCCGGCGGGGCTGCTCCCGCAGCTCGCTGCCGGACTCGACGTCTCCGAAGGCGGCGCCGGCCAGCTCGTGAGCGCCTACGCGATCGGAACGGTCCTAGCCGCGATACCCGCGATCACGCTGACGCGCGGAGCACGACGCAAGCCCCTCCTCCTGGTGGGCCTGCTCGGGTTCCTTGTCGCGAACACCGTCACCGCGGTATCGCCGTCGTTCACCATCGCCCTTGCCGCCCGGTTCGTCGCGGGAGCCTTCTCCGGTCTGCTGTGGGGCATGCTCGCCGGATACGCCCGGCGTATCGCCGCACCTGAGCACGCCGGGCGTGCACTTGCCATCGCCATGACCGGAACCCCGCTCGCGCTGTCCATCGGAACCCCCCTCGGCTCCTGGCTGGGCTCGACGGTCGGGTGGCGCTGGTCGTTCGCCGCGATGTCACTGCTCAGCGTCATCGTCGTGGTCCTCGCGAAGTTCCTCGTGCCCGACGCCCAGGGGCAGCCGGCGCGGACACGCGCTCCGCTCAGCCGGGTGCTGGGCATTCCCGGCGTGGCGACCATCCTCGGCGTCGTACTCGTCTGGATGCTCGCGCACAACCTGCTCTACACCTACATCGCCTCCTACCTGCATCAGATGAGTCTCGCGCTCCGGCCCGACATCACACTTCTCGTCTTCGGCATCGCCGCGCTCGGAGGCATCTGGATCACCGGTGTGTTCATCGACCGCGCGCTTCGCAGGCTCACCCTGGCGAGCGTGATCGTGTTCATCGTCGCCGCAGCGTTTCTTGCCACAGCGCAGCAGTCCACTGCGCTCGCGCTGATCGCGATCGTCCTGTGGGGCCTCGCGTTCGGCGGCTCGGCGACGCAGTTGCAGACGGCCATGGGTGAGGCCGCGGGCGACAACGCCGATACGGCGAACGCGATGCTGACGACATCCTTCAACATGGCGATCTTCGCGGGCGGCGCTGTGGGGGCTGTGGTCGTCGATGGCGTGGGCGCATCGTTCCTTCCAGCCGGGATGATCGCTCTCACCCTCGTGGCGCTCGTCACGGTCGCCTTCGGCCGACGCGCGGCATTCCCCGCAGGGCGTTGA
- a CDS encoding TetR/AcrR family transcriptional regulator: protein MPAIGRPRIFDMEAVLEAAMLLFWEQGYEATSLAQLRETTGLSSASLYGAFGSKEGLFEKAVEHYIAGPGSVTDIVADEAESPREAIARLLHGSINMQTDTSHPRGCLVALSGTVRASGAGEDGVRKVVAARRAADRARIRACVVRGIASGELAEDTDVDGVTSMIHGFLLGISTQVCDGTSARHLHAAADAVLANWDTPGR from the coding sequence GTGCCCGCCATCGGTCGTCCCCGCATCTTCGACATGGAGGCCGTCCTGGAGGCCGCGATGCTGCTGTTCTGGGAACAGGGCTACGAAGCGACATCGCTGGCCCAGCTCCGCGAGACCACAGGACTGTCCTCCGCGAGCCTCTACGGCGCCTTCGGCTCGAAGGAGGGACTGTTCGAGAAAGCCGTCGAGCACTACATCGCCGGACCGGGCAGCGTCACCGATATCGTGGCCGACGAGGCGGAAAGTCCCCGCGAGGCCATCGCCCGGCTCCTCCACGGGTCGATCAACATGCAGACCGACACATCCCACCCTCGCGGATGCCTCGTCGCCCTCTCGGGGACGGTCCGGGCATCGGGAGCGGGCGAGGACGGCGTGCGCAAGGTCGTAGCGGCGCGCCGCGCGGCGGACCGGGCACGCATCAGGGCGTGCGTCGTACGAGGCATCGCCTCAGGAGAACTCGCCGAAGACACCGACGTGGACGGCGTCACATCCATGATCCACGGCTTCTTGCTCGGCATTTCGACACAGGTCTGCGACGGCACATCAGCACGGCACCTGCACGCCGCGGCCGACGCCGTGCTCGCGAACTGGGACACACCGGGACGCTGA
- a CDS encoding transposase family protein: MEASRDLLQITARTWDGAAAVCPACGTESDRVHSRYVGHVAGEAVGGRAVVIDLSVRRLYCENSGCPKTPVVGQALDWVTELRRTHVQKVVVVVVNRVSPVRAPPSAFSRPWADRVRSAGRPRCPGR, from the coding sequence GTGGAGGCCAGCCGTGATCTGCTGCAGATCACGGCCCGGACCTGGGACGGTGCCGCAGCTGTCTGCCCAGCGTGCGGGACGGAGTCGGACCGGGTGCACTCCCGGTACGTGGGGCATGTCGCGGGCGAGGCGGTGGGTGGCCGGGCCGTCGTCATCGACCTGTCGGTGCGCCGCCTGTACTGCGAGAACTCCGGTTGTCCCAAGACTCCCGTAGTGGGACAGGCCTTGGACTGGGTCACGGAACTGAGACGAACTCATGTCCAGAAGGTCGTCGTGGTGGTGGTGAATCGGGTGAGCCCTGTGCGGGCGCCTCCTTCCGCGTTCAGTCGTCCTTGGGCGGACCGAGTACGCAGTGCAGGCCGGCCTCGATGTCCGGGGCGCTGA
- the pdxR gene encoding MocR-like pyridoxine biosynthesis transcription factor PdxR encodes MDVHVRLDGQRDLSGQIYRQLRTAIHDGLLRPGDPLPPTRELARRLAVARNTVGVAYERLVAEGYADSRVGSGTYVRTTGLPTRGAATATDTTGSGLRPRALWAGLSPWAAPEATGATPAAHDFRVGLPDVRLFPYDAWRPLIARELRPSAAGSVGYGDPSGHAGLRTALARHIGLSRGVRTRPDDVLVTTSTQQALDLIGRVLLEPGDRVAVEEPGYPPARLPFLAQGAEVTGVPVDAEGLLVDALPPDTRAVYVTPAHQFPLGMPMSLRRRTALLQWARRHGAAVIEDDYDSEFRFGGRPVETLQSLDRDGHVIYVGSFSKVMLPSLRVGFLVAPAPLRTALRTAKYTADWHTAVPTQAALARFVDDGLLARHIRRMQHTYAARHHAITRELTDHFADLAELVPSAAGLHLTTFTRGHLADPDALADRARRARASGVAVHTLAQVAANPSARPGFVFGYGSISAPDIEAGLHCVLGPPKDD; translated from the coding sequence ATGGACGTCCACGTCAGGCTCGACGGACAGCGCGACCTGTCCGGCCAGATCTACCGCCAGCTGCGCACCGCGATCCACGACGGGCTGCTACGGCCCGGCGACCCGCTGCCCCCGACCCGGGAGTTGGCCCGCCGCCTCGCGGTGGCCCGCAACACCGTCGGCGTCGCCTACGAACGGCTCGTCGCCGAGGGCTACGCGGACAGCAGGGTCGGCTCCGGGACCTATGTGCGTACGACGGGCCTGCCCACGCGCGGGGCCGCGACCGCCACCGATACCACCGGCTCGGGACTGCGCCCCCGCGCCCTGTGGGCGGGCTTGTCCCCATGGGCAGCCCCGGAGGCCACGGGAGCGACCCCGGCGGCCCACGACTTCCGGGTCGGCCTGCCGGACGTCCGGCTCTTCCCGTACGACGCCTGGCGTCCCCTGATCGCCCGGGAACTGCGCCCTTCGGCGGCCGGGTCGGTCGGGTACGGCGATCCATCCGGCCACGCCGGGCTGCGGACCGCACTTGCCCGGCACATCGGGCTCTCCCGCGGTGTGCGGACCCGCCCGGACGACGTGCTGGTGACCACCAGCACGCAGCAGGCCCTGGACCTCATCGGACGGGTCCTGCTCGAACCGGGCGACCGTGTGGCCGTGGAAGAGCCCGGCTACCCACCGGCCCGGCTGCCGTTCCTGGCGCAGGGCGCCGAGGTCACGGGCGTACCGGTGGACGCCGAGGGCCTGCTCGTGGACGCCCTCCCACCGGACACCCGCGCCGTGTACGTCACCCCCGCCCACCAGTTCCCCCTCGGCATGCCGATGTCCCTGCGGCGCCGAACGGCACTGCTGCAGTGGGCGCGGCGGCATGGCGCGGCAGTGATCGAGGACGACTACGACAGCGAATTCCGGTTCGGCGGGCGGCCGGTCGAGACGCTGCAGAGTCTGGACCGGGACGGACACGTCATCTATGTGGGGTCGTTCTCCAAGGTGATGCTCCCCTCCCTGCGCGTCGGCTTCCTCGTGGCGCCCGCCCCACTGCGCACCGCGCTGCGCACCGCCAAGTACACCGCCGACTGGCACACAGCGGTCCCCACCCAGGCGGCGCTCGCCCGCTTCGTCGACGACGGGTTGCTCGCCCGGCACATCCGCCGGATGCAGCACACGTACGCGGCCCGGCACCACGCCATCACCCGCGAGCTCACCGATCACTTCGCGGACCTGGCCGAGCTGGTGCCGTCCGCCGCGGGTCTGCACCTGACGACATTCACCCGAGGCCACCTCGCCGACCCCGACGCCCTCGCGGACCGAGCCCGCCGGGCCCGAGCATCCGGCGTGGCGGTCCACACCCTGGCGCAGGTCGCCGCGAACCCCTCCGCGCGCCCGGGCTTCGTCTTCGGCTACGGCTCGATCAGCGCCCCGGACATCGAGGCCGGCCTGCACTGCGTACTCGGTCCGCCCAAGGACGACTGA
- a CDS encoding TIGR03086 family metal-binding protein, with protein MDIRRLDRQALLLTGEVVSRVKTDHLRWATPCVDWTLYGLLRHLVSQNEGFAASARGAGEPWAVWRDGDLGDDPAGAYEASVGEVTAAFAEDDVLERRFVLPEVGEGFAVPGRTAIGFHLLDYVAHAWDVAVTIGAPWEPAAELTAAALRVASLVPDEGRGAGAAFRRRIAVPDDAPPGDRLLALLGRDPSWKPAPC; from the coding sequence ATGGACATTCGACGACTGGACCGCCAGGCGCTGTTGCTGACCGGGGAGGTGGTCTCCCGGGTGAAGACCGACCACTTGAGGTGGGCGACGCCGTGCGTGGACTGGACTCTGTACGGCCTGCTTCGCCATCTGGTCAGCCAGAACGAGGGGTTCGCCGCCTCCGCCCGCGGCGCGGGCGAGCCGTGGGCCGTGTGGCGCGACGGCGACCTCGGTGATGACCCGGCCGGAGCGTATGAGGCGTCGGTCGGCGAGGTCACCGCGGCGTTCGCGGAAGACGACGTGCTGGAGCGGCGGTTCGTGCTGCCGGAGGTGGGCGAGGGCTTCGCTGTCCCCGGACGGACAGCGATCGGCTTCCACCTGCTCGACTACGTGGCGCACGCCTGGGACGTCGCGGTGACGATCGGTGCCCCGTGGGAGCCCGCCGCCGAACTCACCGCCGCCGCGTTGCGCGTCGCCTCCCTGGTCCCGGACGAGGGTCGCGGGGCCGGTGCCGCGTTCCGCCGACGGATCGCTGTCCCCGACGACGCCCCGCCGGGCGACCGGTTGCTCGCCCTGCTCGGGCGCGACCCGTCCTGGAAGCCGGCGCCATGCTGA